One segment of Tenrec ecaudatus isolate mTenEca1 chromosome 1, mTenEca1.hap1, whole genome shotgun sequence DNA contains the following:
- the PAQR7 gene encoding membrane progestin receptor alpha has translation MASAMAQKLSHLLPRLWLAPQESESSLQPVPVFTVNRAEVPRLFWKPYIYVGYRPLHQTWSFYFRTLFQQHNEAVNVWTHLLAALGLLLRLAVFMGTVDFWGDPHALPLFIIVLSSFTYLSLSALAHLLQAKSEFWHYSFFFLDYVGVAVYQFGSALAHFYYAIEPAWHEQVQAIFLPLAAFLAWLSCTGSCYNKYSQMSGLLGRTCQEMPSALAYALDISPVVHRILVSPDPTLDDPALLYHKCQVIFFLLAAAFFSAFMPERWFPGSCHIFGQGHQIFHVFLVLCTLAQLEAVALDYKTRRPIYEPLHTHWPQNFSGLFLLTVGSSVLTAFLLSQLVRRRLQQKAQ, from the coding sequence ATGGCATCAGCGATGGCCCAGAAGCTAAGCCACCTCCTGCCTCGCTTGTGGCTGGCCCCCCAGGAGTCAGAGTCATCCCTGCAGCCAGTGCCTGTCTTCACGGTGAACCGAGCGGAGGTGCCCCGCCTCTTCTGGAAGCCCTACATCTACGTGGGCTACCGGCCACTGCACCAGACTTGGAGTTTCTACTTCCGCACCCTGTTCCAGCAGCACAACGAGGCGGTGAATGTGTGGACTCACCTGCTGGCCGCCCTGGGGCTGCTGCTGCGGCTGGCCGTCTTTATGGGCACCGTGGACTTCTGGGGGGACCCGCACGCCCTGCCCCTCTTCATCATCGTCCTCTCCTCCTTCACCTACCTCTCCCTCAGTGCCTTGGCTCACCTCCTGCAGGCCAAGTCCGAGTTCTGGCATTACAGCTTCTTCTTCTTGGACTACGTGGGGGTGGCTGTCTACCAGTTTGGCAGTGCCCTTGCTCACTTCTACTACGCCATCGAGCCCGCCTGGCACGAGCAGGTGCAGGCCATTTTCCTGCCGCTGGCCGCCTTCCTCGCCTGGCTCTCCTGCACCGGTTCCTGTTAcaacaagtacagccagatgtcAGGACTGCTGGGCCGAACTTGCCAGGAGATGCCCTCGGCGCTGGCCTATGCACTGGACATCAGTCCCGTGGTGCACCGCATCTTGGTGTCCCCTGACCCCACCCTGGATGACCCCGCTCTTCTCTACCACAAGTGCCAGGTGATCTTCTTCCTGCTGGCTGCCGCGTTCTTCTCGGCCTTTATGCCTGAACGCTGGTTCCCCGGCAGCTGCCACATCTTTGGGCAGGGCCACCAAATCTTCCACGTCTTCCTGGTGCTGTGCACGCTGGCCCAGCTGGAGGCCGTGGCGCTAGACTACAAGACCCGGCGACCCATCTACGAGCCTCTGCATACCCACTGGCCTCAGAACTTCTCCGGCCTCTTCTTGCTCACCGTGGGCAGCAGCGTCCTCACCGCGTTCCTCCTGAGCCAGCTGGTGCGCCGCAGACTCCAGCAGAAGGCCCAGTGA